The stretch of DNA TCTCTCTGTTAAACTCTTTAATATTCTGTTTATTCATTATAATTTTATCTGGTTTTGCTACTTTTGAAATCCAAAATGAAGGCCTTCTTAATTTATAATCTATTAATTGATTACTGTTATATATTAAAGAAGATTTATCTGCGCAAGATATAACAAAAAATATAAGTAAAATTAAATATTTAAAATTTTTTTTATTATGCATAACTTTTAAGTACCCAATATTATTTAAATTTTACCTAAATATTAATCGAGCCATTCCATATAGTGCGCTCTTACTTGTATCTACTGTTTTATAAATATTCTTTATAGAACCTATTTCTTTTAATTGCTCTCTAAATGGCTTTATAAAAAGAGGTAAAGCATTTGAAATTTGGCCCCCAAAAACAATACATTCAGCCTGAAAAGCTTCTGCAAATGGTGAAATGACCTCTCCTAGCCTTTCCCCCATCTCACTAAATATAGCTATATTTATTTTATCACCTTCATAAGCAAGTTTAGCAATATCAACAACATCTATTGTTTCCTTGTCCTTGTTATTTGATAATTCCCTATATTTTGATAAAATCCACCTTCTTGCTATATAATCTTCTACAATACCATCTTTATATGATAAGCCTCCTACCCACCCATCAGGTGGAACACCTTTGCCGCTAACCACAATTTCACCGTTTACATAAAATGCAGAACCCAAACCAGTGCCCAAAGTTAACCCAATTACTCTGTTATATTTTCTTGCCTGTCCTTTCCATGTTTCACCCCACAAAAATGCAAAAGCATCATTTTCAAATACTATATTCTCAATACCTAATCTAGAGATTAATATCTCTTTGAGATTAATACCATACAAGTGCTTATACTTATGTAGCTTAGGCGGGATTAAACATATACCTTTTTTATAATCAAAGGGTCCACATATACCAATACCTATACCTTTTATTTTGAGATTATTCTCATTAATAATTGCACTATAATAATTTATTATATTAATAAATGTATTTATAACTTCTTCTTTTGGAGCATTAGTGTTTATATTAAAACATTTAAATGTTGAATCATATAAATTCCCACTATTATCAATAATTGCTGCTTTAATTGAGGTGCCACCAGCATCTAAACATAATCCATAATTTTTATCCATTATATCAGAACTTATACTATATTCTTTTAATATTTTTAAAAGAAAAATATTAAAAAAGCTACTAAATAACATAAATTTATCTTCTATATATTAATAATATATTTTTACAAATATTTTTATTGATATATATCATTATAGGCTTATTTATATAAACACGCATTCAAAAAATCATTAAGGAGTACTTTATGAAGTATCGCCAATTAGGTAAATCTGGATTACTTGTCTCTGAACTTTGTTTTGGCACTATGAGTTTTGGAGCCCAGGGATATTGGGAAAAGATTGGTGGACTTGATCAAGCATCGGCAAAACGACTCGTAGATATTGCATTAGATGGTGGTATAAATTTTTTTGATACTGCTGATGTTTATTCATATGGTCAGTCAGAAGAAATACTCGGCAAAGCGCTAAAAGGCAAACGTAACAACATCATATTAGCAACAAAAGTGCGCGGTCGTATGAGTAATGAAATTAATGATGTTGGCTTAAGCCGTCGTCACATAATCCAAAGTTGTGAGAATAGCTTAAAACGCCTTGGCACTGATTTCATTGACTTATATATTGTTCATAGCTATGATTTTATGACTCCTTTAGAAGAAACACTCTCTGCGCTCAATGATCTTGTTCACCAGGGAAAAATACGTTATCTTGGTTGTTCCAACTTTTTTGCCTGGCAATTGATGAAAGCCCTGTCAATTTCTGAGAAACATCACTGGGAAAAATTCATATCTTTACAGGCTTATTACTCACTTGTAGCAAGGGATGTAGAATATGAATTATTACCGCTGTGTGAAGATCAAGGCTTAGGATTAACGCCGTGGTCACCTTTAGCGGGTGGTTTTTTGACAGGAAAATATCCACGTGGCTCTCAAGGACCAAAAGACGCCCGTCGTAGCAAAGAAGAACAAAATTTTTTACAACTTGACGAAGAAGTTGCCTATGCTATTCTTGATGAAGTAGAACATATAGCCAAAATTCATGGTGCAAGTGCAGCTCAAGTTTCACTAAACTATCTTTTAAACAAGCCCTCTGTTAGCTCTGTAATTATTGGAGCCACAAAACCAGAACAACTAATGGATAACTTGAAAACAGTGGAATGGAATTTATCAGCCGAAGAAGTTGCTAGGTTAGATAGGGTAAGTGCATTGCCAAGACTTTATCCAAAGTGGATGCTTGATTTTACACGCCTTGATAGGGATAACCCCAATATGTTACTATAAAAACAATGTCAAAAATTTTAGCACTAGATATAGGTACCACAACTATTATTTTTTATTGTAGCAATGAAAAAATTTGGATGAAGAACTTATTAAAATATGAAGTTTTTTAATAGAACAATTCTAAGAAATTGTTTATACATCAATACATACAAGTTTTTATAGGAATATGCCTGCTTTTAAATAAATAATTAAAAATAATTATTTTAATAATAGAAAAAGTTATAAATATTTAAGTGAGTTTAATTTTTATTGATATTAATCAATGATATTTCCGGTTTGGCCAAAACTCTTATAGGAGGTCCCCACGTGAGAGTACCCTTTGACACATAGATGAAAGTATTATTTTTTAATTTATATAGACCTGACATATATTTATAGTGTAATTTCTCAAGTAATCCAAAGGGAAAGATTTGTCCATTATGGGTATGTCCAGAAAGTTGTAAATCAAAATAATTAATGGCCTTGGAATTTACAATAGGCTTATGTTTCAAATAAATATTAAAACATTTATTATTATAACTGCTCTTTAAGAGATTTAATTCTTTAGCTTTGTCACTTACAATGTCTTCTATACCAGTAATACATATATTTAAATCCTTTATAATAGCACTCTCATTATTTAAAAGAACAAAACCTGCACTTTTTATTATACCTTCAGAATATAACCTTCCTGCATAATATTCATGATTTCCTAATACGGCATATTTGCCATATCTTATATTTAAATCTCTAAAGAGGTTGACATATTTATCTATATTATCATGTTGCCCGTCAATAAAATCTCCACCTAAAATAATTATATCAGGATTAATATTTTTTAATTGTCTAATTAGCTTTCGAACTCTTCCTTCTAGCGTTGTTATCCCTAAATGTATGTCAGATAAATAAGCAATTTTTACTTCCTTATTTATTTTACTAGAATTGATATATACTTTTTTTATAACAATATTACCTGCCTCAAGATAACCATAAATAAAAATCACAATAGTGAATAATAGAATAGATATAAATGCTTTATTATAAGGTAAGTTTAAATTAAAAAAGTTAAATATAAGAGAGATTAAATCATAAAAAACCAGAAAAGAGAATAATAGAAAAATAAAACCTAAATAGGAATAACAAATTAATGCAAAGGGTTTGATTATATTTTCACTTATTAAATAATGTCTATTAATAAAATAGACACCAAAAACCATTATGCATATTATAATTATGAGTATAATTTTATAAAATAGATTTAATGATAAAGCCCTATTAATACAAAAATATACATAAAAATTTATAAAAAAATATGCTATAAAAAATAAAAAAATAATAAATTTCATTATATTTTACTAAGCTTATTATTTATAGAAAATGGCTAGCCATATTGTTAAAATATCCTTTGCTGTGCTTATTACCCTATGTTTCTTATGTTTTTCAATAATTATATAATCACCTTTTTTCAATGAAACTAATGTATTTCTATCAAATTCTAAGGTAGCCTCACCTTCTAAAACAATAACAAATTCATTCTCATCTTGGTCATACCAGAATCCATTTGGCGATTTATGGCCAAAAGATATTATTCTTTCAATTCTTATATTATCTGAATTCACGATGTTTTCAATTATTTCTTCCTTTAAATTACTAATATTTATTTGCTCAAATATGTTTTTTGATAACACCTGCATTTACCACCCTATTTTGATTAATTAATATTGTTTAAATTATAGTATATTGCAATTTATAAAATTATTAATATATAAATAATAAGCTTAAATTTGCTATAAAAGAATAATTTTAACCAAAAGAAAAACATGTGAATTAAAATATGATATTTTAATTGTTATCTGAAAAGTTTGCGAGAAAGAAATTTGACTCCAAAAGCGTTACCTCACATCTATTGTTAGTAAGGCCAAAATATTCTCCATCTAACTGGCAATAATCTATTCCCACAACTTGAAGAGAATCATATAAGTATACATCACAAAGCACACCTCTTTTAAATAAAATAGAAAGAAAATTTTTCAAGATTGCTTTTCTTTTTGAGTTATTAATAACACATATTGTAAAACCATTATAGAAAACATGTTTTACAAGGTTATAATTGCCTGCATACTTTTTACCTATAGAAATAATTGAAGTATAGGCATTAACTTTATTCCCCTTAATATATACATGAAAGGGTTTAAATTTATCTTTTAATAGAACATCTACCCCTGACACCATATGTGCAAATTTACTATTCAACCTTCTTAGATAATAATTAAGATTGTTAACTACCCTAGCATCATAGCCAAAGCCTATGACCTTGCAGAATAGCCTTTCATTTACTTTTCCTATATTTAGCCTAGAAAGATTTTCTGTATCAAGTTTTTTTAAAGCATTAAGTGGGTTTAATGGTATATTATACTCGCGACAAAAAATATTAGATGTCCCACATGCAAGCGGCACAACAATGCATTCTTTATTATTAATGCCATTAATAACCTCATTAAGCAAACCATCACCGCCAGCAACAAAAAGAATATCCGCCTTGGAATTCCTAGCAATTAATTCAGCATGCTTAGCGTAGTTAGTATATGATATAGCTGTATCATTAAACTTAGTTTTTATTAATTTTATTAATTTATCAATTTTATTTTTTCTATAATTGCCACTTAATGGGTTTATTATTATTTCAGCCTTTAGTGGCATTATTTTTTTAGCTGTTCTTCCCTGTAGTCAATGTAGCCCTGCTTAAGCGCTGTGTAAGGATCTAATGATTGTTCCTTTAAATCCTCGTATTCACCAATTTTTAAAGACATTCTATTTAAGTGTTCAGTAGAATTAATAGTTAATGGCACCCACCAAGGATCAATATAGTTAATTGGATATAGAAAAGAATCACCAACTAATCCTACCGTTGACCTTATAGTATTAGGCCCTAATAGCGGCCAAACAATATAAACACCATGGCCAATCCCCCAACTGCCAAATGTAAGATCTGTATCTTTTGGTGGGGGTTCTTCTAGAAAAGATATTTTATCGGCAGGTTCAAATAAGCCAAGCAAACCAACAGTTGAGTTGACAACAAACCTGCCCAATTCTCTGCCTGCGTAGTCAAATTTAAGCTGCAGGATATCGTTTACAAACCTAATGGGTGTTCTGGCATTATAAAAGGCTTTATCTATATGTTCTCTAATAGGCTCTGGAACAACAAAACTATAACCCTGGGCAACAGGTTTTAATAAGTAAAAGTATAATTTATCATTAAAGTAGAACATAGCCCTATTAAATGGCTCAAGTGGATCGGCAATTACATCCTCATCAGTATATTCTTCGTCTAATTCTTCTAAAAGAGATTCGCTATAATAGCTATTGTTGTCATATTGAGCAAAGAGGATATTGTTTGAAAATAATACAAATACAACCATAAAAAGAGATATTTTTGAGAGTTTTTTGACAATTTTTCTCATTATTCCACCTCTATTTCTTTTAATCCCTCTCCCTTCCTAACCTTTTCTTCTAAATAGGCTAACAATTCTTTGGTTGTCATTCTATTTAACAAATCTCTAAATTGACTGCGATAGTTCTGAACCAAACCTATACCTTCAATATATGCATCATAGCATTTCCACTCGTTACCTATCTTAACCATTCTATAATTAACGGGAATCTTTTTGTTATCGTAAATAATATGAGTTTTTACTTCAGCTTTTATATCACTAAGTTTAACCTCTTCTAAGATTCTTATATTATCACTAGTATAGTCTTTTATTTCATCCATATTATCTACAATATTATCAAAATAGGTGTTTTCAAGCATATCAACAAAAAGATCCACAAACTTTTCTTGTTGATCCATATCTAGTTTCCTCCAGTTTGGCCCTAAAGCCATTCTTGCCATTATATTAAAATCTATAACCTCGTGGGCTAAATCTATGAGCTTTGTTCGCAATTCTTCTTCCCACTCTTTTCTTGGTTTAGCAGTATCTATACTATTAAATAACTTTATAACTTTATCAGAATAGGAACTAATTATTTCTTTTGGTTCTCCCGCATAGATTAAGTTATATGAAAATAGAATAATACAAAAAATTATACATAGTTTTCTCATAGAAACCTCCTGAACTATTCTTTATTATTATTTTTACTAACATCTCCAAAAACGTATTTACTTATTAACTCCTCGATATCAACGGGTGGTTGCGTATCTACTATAATATCTCCACCTTGTAAGGTTATAGGGCTACCTCCAGGTAATAAACTTATATACCTGTCACCTATTAATCCATTTGTTTTAATAAGTGCCATTGTATCATCGGATAATTTAATATTTTTTAAAATGTTCATTGTAATAATCACTGAATAATCATTGGGATTTAATTTTATATCTTCAACACGCCCTACAACTACCCCTGAAACCTGAACCTCATTTCCAATTTTTAAACCACCTACATCACTAAATCTAGCCTTAATATCATAATAATTACCACCTAGAACCTTAACCTGCCCAAGCCTAAGTGTTAAATAACCGACTGCAAGCAAACCTATTAAGACAAAAATGCCAACTAATACCTCCAGTTTATACCTATTATTCACTAGCAATACCCCTAATGTTTTTTATAATACTTTCTTTTATTGTTTTTTTATCTATATTCTCTAAGCTGAATAAATTAATATCAACGTCACTACCACATTCCTTCATTTTTCTTATAGGCTCTATATTATAGTTTATTACATCAGCTTTAGTTTTTTCTTCTAAATTCTTAATAGGATAAAATAAGTAAATATCTTTTGCAATTTTATATAACCTACTTTTAGTATCTCTTATAATCGATCTAATATAATCAAATAAATCTCTAAAAATATAAAACACTTCAAGCTCACTTAATTTTTCTAATTTATTTATATCTTTTATGTAAATTGACAGTGCCTTCTCATAAATTGTTGTCTTTAAGAGCTTTTCTAATAAACTATTGATGGGTAATATATTTAAAATATCATCCTTCAAATAATCTAAACTCTCTACAAACATTCTTGTGGTTTCTATCGGTTTATTAACAAGCTCTAAAGGTGTTCCAATAAATTGAAAACTACTCTCTTCTATGATTGCAATTTTATTTGATACATAAAATATATCTGGTACATCATGACTAACTAGAATACCAGTAAAATTAAAATTTCTTTGATTATGGGATATCATTGACAAAACATTATTTTTTCTCATTGGATCTAGCCCTGTAGTAGGCTCATCAAATAAAACAACCTTAGGTATAACAATTAATGCCCTAGCAAGGGCAACTCTTTTTTGCATACCTCCCGATAGTTGTGAGGGATATTTAAACATTGAATCTTTTAACTCCAATGCCTCAATGACATTGTTGGCTCTTTTCTTTATCTCTTTTTCTGGCAATCTCCTTTTTTCTTGAATAGGCATAACTATATTTTCATATACTGTGAGTGAATCAAAAAGGGCATTATTCTGGAACATAAAACTAATGCTCTCTCTCCAGTTTTTTCGCTCCTTTTTTGACATTTTATCAAGGGCCTTACCATTAAAGAGTATTTCCCCTGAATCAGGCTCTAATAGCCCCATAATAAGTTTAAGTGTAACACTTTTTCCAACACCTGATTTACCAATTATAGTTGTTATCTCATTTATGTTTACTTTTAAGTTTACCCTATCTAATACTACCTTATCATCAAATTTCTTAGAAACCTGCTTTAGTTCAATTATTGTTTCACTCATAATTACATCAAAAACGAAGTAATAACATAGTCAGCAGCTAAAATAACAACACATGATATAACAACAGCTGATGTTGTTGCAAAGCTCACACCCCTTGCGCCAAAAACCTCTTTTCTCTTATGAACAAAAAATCCCTGATAGCAACAGATTACAACAACGAGCATCCCAAAAAGAAAGGCCTTATAAAAACTCTCCATCACATCATCCATAGTCACCCATGTGAGCATTTTTGATACAAATGCACCAGGATCAACCCCTAATAATATTACCCCTGTAAGATAACCTCCCAAAATACCAACAACATCAAATAGTGCGATAAGCAGAGGAAAGGCTATAAGTGAGGCCACAATACGAGGGCTAAATATATATTTAATTGGATTTATATCCATTGTAAAGAGTGCATCGATCTGTTCTGTAATTCTCATAATACCAATCTCTGCAGCCATAGAAGAACCAGCTCTGCCAACAATCATAATAGAACCCAAAACAGGACCTAGTTCTTTTATCAAAGCAAGGGCAACGCCCGCTCCGAGCAAACCTTCAGTACCGACTTTTGATAAGACAGCATATCCCTGTAATGCCATTACCATTCCAGTAAACAAGCCAATTAAAACGATAACTAGAAAAGATTTTACTCCTACAAAATAGACTTGTTGCAGTATTTTTTTTATTTGGAAAGGATATATAAAAATATTATATACACCATTTAGCGAAAAGAGAAACATCGCCCCTAATTCATGAACAAATGTTATACTTGCTCTACCTAATACTGAAAAGGGAAATGTAATAATATACATATGATTATAAATACACTATTCTTGAATATAAATCAAGCATTATGAATAGCATTAACCGCCTGCAACTGGTGAAAAAAAAGCAACTCTATCACCATCATTAGTCAGTGATTGTAAATTAGCATTTTTGCCATTAATTAAAATAATGGCTATTTTATCAGGGGATACGTTATACTTATCTAACAGCTCTTTTACTGTTAAGCTTTTGCCTTTATTATCATATTTTAATGTAAAGCCTTTATCTATTCCAAATTCCTTCCTTAGGTTTGCATATACTTTTATCTCAATCATAATTCACCTTTTATAAATTTTTTTTATACTCTTAGAGAAACTAGTTAATATCTCATAGGGAATTGTATCGCAAAGTTTTGCCATAGAATTAGCATCTATATTATCTCCTATTATCTCAACAGGTTCATTTAATAGGTTATCAGGA from Deferribacterota bacterium encodes:
- a CDS encoding ROK family protein — encoded protein: MLFSSFFNIFLLKILKEYSISSDIMDKNYGLCLDAGGTSIKAAIIDNSGNLYDSTFKCFNINTNAPKEEVINTFINIINYYSAIINENNLKIKGIGIGICGPFDYKKGICLIPPKLHKYKHLYGINLKEILISRLGIENIVFENDAFAFLWGETWKGQARKYNRVIGLTLGTGLGSAFYVNGEIVVSGKGVPPDGWVGGLSYKDGIVEDYIARRWILSKYRELSNNKDKETIDVVDIAKLAYEGDKINIAIFSEMGERLGEVISPFAEAFQAECIVFGGQISNALPLFIKPFREQLKEIGSIKNIYKTVDTSKSALYGMARLIFR
- a CDS encoding aldo/keto reductase, whose protein sequence is MKYRQLGKSGLLVSELCFGTMSFGAQGYWEKIGGLDQASAKRLVDIALDGGINFFDTADVYSYGQSEEILGKALKGKRNNIILATKVRGRMSNEINDVGLSRRHIIQSCENSLKRLGTDFIDLYIVHSYDFMTPLEETLSALNDLVHQGKIRYLGCSNFFAWQLMKALSISEKHHWEKFISLQAYYSLVARDVEYELLPLCEDQGLGLTPWSPLAGGFLTGKYPRGSQGPKDARRSKEEQNFLQLDEEVAYAILDEVEHIAKIHGASAAQVSLNYLLNKPSVSSVIIGATKPEQLMDNLKTVEWNLSAEEVARLDRVSALPRLYPKWMLDFTRLDRDNPNMLL
- a CDS encoding metallophosphoesterase, with amino-acid sequence MIFIYGYLEAGNIVIKKVYINSSKINKEVKIAYLSDIHLGITTLEGRVRKLIRQLKNINPDIIILGGDFIDGQHDNIDKYVNLFRDLNIRYGKYAVLGNHEYYAGRLYSEGIIKSAGFVLLNNESAIIKDLNICITGIEDIVSDKAKELNLLKSSYNNKCFNIYLKHKPIVNSKAINYFDLQLSGHTHNGQIFPFGLLEKLHYKYMSGLYKLKNNTFIYVSKGTLTWGPPIRVLAKPEISLININKN
- a CDS encoding cupin domain-containing protein: MQVLSKNIFEQINISNLKEEIIENIVNSDNIRIERIISFGHKSPNGFWYDQDENEFVIVLEGEATLEFDRNTLVSLKKGDYIIIEKHKKHRVISTAKDILTIWLAIFYK
- a CDS encoding diacylglycerol kinase family protein yields the protein MPLKAEIIINPLSGNYRKNKIDKLIKLIKTKFNDTAISYTNYAKHAELIARNSKADILFVAGGDGLLNEVINGINNKECIVVPLACGTSNIFCREYNIPLNPLNALKKLDTENLSRLNIGKVNERLFCKVIGFGYDARVVNNLNYYLRRLNSKFAHMVSGVDVLLKDKFKPFHVYIKGNKVNAYTSIISIGKKYAGNYNLVKHVFYNGFTICVINNSKRKAILKNFLSILFKRGVLCDVYLYDSLQVVGIDYCQLDGEYFGLTNNRCEVTLLESNFFLANFSDNN
- a CDS encoding VacJ family lipoprotein, translated to MRKIVKKLSKISLFMVVFVLFSNNILFAQYDNNSYYSESLLEELDEEYTDEDVIADPLEPFNRAMFYFNDKLYFYLLKPVAQGYSFVVPEPIREHIDKAFYNARTPIRFVNDILQLKFDYAGRELGRFVVNSTVGLLGLFEPADKISFLEEPPPKDTDLTFGSWGIGHGVYIVWPLLGPNTIRSTVGLVGDSFLYPINYIDPWWVPLTINSTEHLNRMSLKIGEYEDLKEQSLDPYTALKQGYIDYREEQLKK
- a CDS encoding ABC transporter substrate-binding protein gives rise to the protein MRKLCIIFCIILFSYNLIYAGEPKEIISSYSDKVIKLFNSIDTAKPRKEWEEELRTKLIDLAHEVIDFNIMARMALGPNWRKLDMDQQEKFVDLFVDMLENTYFDNIVDNMDEIKDYTSDNIRILEEVKLSDIKAEVKTHIIYDNKKIPVNYRMVKIGNEWKCYDAYIEGIGLVQNYRSQFRDLLNRMTTKELLAYLEEKVRKGEGLKEIEVE
- the mlaD gene encoding outer membrane lipid asymmetry maintenance protein MlaD, translated to MNNRYKLEVLVGIFVLIGLLAVGYLTLRLGQVKVLGGNYYDIKARFSDVGGLKIGNEVQVSGVVVGRVEDIKLNPNDYSVIITMNILKNIKLSDDTMALIKTNGLIGDRYISLLPGGSPITLQGGDIIVDTQPPVDIEELISKYVFGDVSKNNNKE
- a CDS encoding ATP-binding cassette domain-containing protein — protein: MSETIIELKQVSKKFDDKVVLDRVNLKVNINEITTIIGKSGVGKSVTLKLIMGLLEPDSGEILFNGKALDKMSKKERKNWRESISFMFQNNALFDSLTVYENIVMPIQEKRRLPEKEIKKRANNVIEALELKDSMFKYPSQLSGGMQKRVALARALIVIPKVVLFDEPTTGLDPMRKNNVLSMISHNQRNFNFTGILVSHDVPDIFYVSNKIAIIEESSFQFIGTPLELVNKPIETTRMFVESLDYLKDDILNILPINSLLEKLLKTTIYEKALSIYIKDINKLEKLSELEVFYIFRDLFDYIRSIIRDTKSRLYKIAKDIYLFYPIKNLEEKTKADVINYNIEPIRKMKECGSDVDINLFSLENIDKKTIKESIIKNIRGIASE
- a CDS encoding ABC transporter permease, which translates into the protein MYIITFPFSVLGRASITFVHELGAMFLFSLNGVYNIFIYPFQIKKILQQVYFVGVKSFLVIVLIGLFTGMVMALQGYAVLSKVGTEGLLGAGVALALIKELGPVLGSIMIVGRAGSSMAAEIGIMRITEQIDALFTMDINPIKYIFSPRIVASLIAFPLLIALFDVVGILGGYLTGVILLGVDPGAFVSKMLTWVTMDDVMESFYKAFLFGMLVVVICCYQGFFVHKRKEVFGARGVSFATTSAVVISCVVILAADYVITSFLM
- a CDS encoding MoaD/ThiS family protein; protein product: MIEIKVYANLRKEFGIDKGFTLKYDNKGKSLTVKELLDKYNVSPDKIAIILINGKNANLQSLTNDGDRVAFFSPVAGG